A genomic window from Corvus hawaiiensis isolate bCorHaw1 chromosome 29, bCorHaw1.pri.cur, whole genome shotgun sequence includes:
- the ARNT gene encoding aryl hydrocarbon receptor nuclear translocator isoform X8 — protein MAATAASAEMASDVSSLGAAVGSGNSGSGAQAGGAVAQRPSKRRPGLDFDDDGEGNSKFLRCDDDPMPNDKERFARSDDEQSSADKERLARENHSEIERRRRNKMTAYITELSDMVPTCSALARKPDKLTILRMAVSHMKSLRGTGNTSTDGTYKPSFLTDQELKHLILEAADGFLFIVSCETGRVVYVSDSVTPVLNQPQSEWFGSTLYEQVHPDDVGKLREQLSTSENALTGRILDLKTGTVKKEGQQSMRMCMGSRRSFICRMRCGNSSVDPVAVNRLSFMRNRCRNGLGAAKDGEPHYVVVHCTGYIKAWPPAGVSLPDDDPDAGQGSKFCLVAIGRLQVTSSPNCTDMNNVCQPTEFISRHNTEGIFTFIDHRCVATVGYQPQELLGKDIVDFCHPEDQQLLRDSFQQVVKLKGQVLSVMFRFRSKNREWLWMRTSSFTFQNPYSDEIEYIICTNTNVKNSSQESRPALANSMPRPQLGQSVSLPLDMGTAPLPSRQQQPPQAELEVGPGRESLAGYEHSQVPVQPVSAAGPEHSKPLEKAESLFSQERDPRFGEIFPTISTDQSKAIPASTVPANPPLFAQGNTFTAARPAENFRSSSMVPPVNIIQQQPLPAGRILSQISRHSTPAQVSGTTWAPGTRPVFTPQQVASQTVKTRPPSFGMGTFQGTPSSFSSMTAPGSTASPTTAPYPALASRGTGFTATEAAQTPAPFQPRAADAVGMWPQWQGQHHGPASGEQHVQQPQPSQPEVFPDMLTMLGDQGPNYNNEEFPELNIFPSFSE, from the exons AAATGGCATCCGATGTTTCCTCGCTGGGTGCAGCCGTCGGCTCCGGGAACTCCGGATCGGGAGCCCAGGCTGGAGGAGCCGTCGCTCAGAGGCCCAGCAAGAGACGGCCTGG gcTCGATTTTGATGATGATGGAGAAGGGAACAGTAAATTCCTCAG ATGTGATGATGACCCGATGCCAAACGACAAAGAGAGATTTGCCAG gtcTGATGATGAGCAGAGTTCAGCGGATAAGGAGAGACTTGCCAG GGAGAACCACAGCGAGATCgagcggaggaggaggaacaagaTGACCGCCTACATCACGGAGCTGTCGGACATGGTGCCCACGTGCAGCGCCCTGGCCCGCAAGCCGGACAAGCTGACCATCCTGCGCATGGCCGTGTCCCACATGAAGTCCCTGCGTGGCACCGGCAACACCTCCACGGACGGCACCTACAAACCCTCCTTTCTCACCGACCAG GAACTCAAACACCTGATCCTGGAGGCAGCTGATGGCTTCCTGTTCATCGTGTCCTGCGAGACGGGGCGCGTGGTCTACGTGTCCGACTCGGTGACGCCGGTGCTGAACCAGCCGCAGTCCGAGTGGTTCGGCAGCACCTTGTACGAGCAGGTGCACCCCGACGACGTGGGCAAGCTGCGGGAGCAGCTCTCCACCTCCGAGAACGCCCTCACAG gtcGTATCCTCGATTTGAAGACGGGGACTGTGAAGAAGGAAGGGCAGCAGTCCATGAGGATGTGCATGGGCTCCCGGAGATCTTTCATCTGCCGAATGAG GTGTGGCAACAGCTCCGTGGATCCGGTCGCTGTCAATCGTCTCAGCTTCATGAGGAATCGCTGCAG GAATGGTTTAGGTGCAGCCAAGGATGGAGAACCTCACTACGTCGTCGTGCACTGCACGGGCTACATCAAAGCCTGGCCCCCAGCAG GTGTTTCCCTGCCTGACGATGACCCCGACGCCGGCCAGGGCAGCAAGTTCTGCCTCGTGGCCATTGGCAGGCTCCAG GTGACCAGCTCTCCCAACTGCACAGACATGAACAATGTCTGCCAGCCCACAGAATTCATCTCCCGACACAACACCGAAGGAATTTTCACCTTCATCGACCACCGGTGCGTGGCCACCGTTGGTTACCAGCCCCAG GAACTTTTGGGGAAAGACATCGTGGATTTCTGCCATCCAGAAGACCAGCAGCTTTTACGGGACAGTTTTCAACAG gtgGTGAAGTTAAAAGGCCAGGTTCTGTCAGTCATGTTCCGCTTCCGATCCAAAAACCGGGAATGGCTGTGGATGAGAACCAGCTCGTTCACCTTCCAGAACCCCTACTCGGACGAGATCGAGTACATCATCTGCACCAACACCAACGTCAA GAACTCGAGCCAGGAGTCCCGGCCCGCCCTGGCAAACTCCATGCCAAGGCCTCAGCTGGGGCAGAGCGTCAGCCTTCCCCTGGACATGGGCACGGCCCCACTGCCCTCAAG gcagcagcagccaccccaggcagagctggaagtgGGCCCAGGAAGGGAGAGCTTGGCTGGCTACGAGCACTCACAG GTGCCCGTCCAGCCCGTGAGCGCTGCCGGCCCCGAGCACAGCAAACCCCTGGAGAAGGCCGAGAGCCTCTTCAGCCAGGAGCGGGACCCACGCTTCGGGGAGATCTTCCCCACCATCAGCACAG ATCAGAGCAAAGCCATCCCTGCCAGCACCGTGCCGGCCAACCCGCCCCTCTTCGCCCAGGGAAACACCTTCACTGCTGCACGGCCCGCTGAGAACTTCAG gagcagcagcatggTCCCTCCAGTGAACAtcatccagcagcagcccttgcCCGCCGGCCGGATCTTATCGCAGATCTCCCGCCACTCCACCCCAGCTCAGGTCAGCGGGACCACCtgggctccagggacacggcCGGTGTTCACACCCCAG CAAGTGGCATCTCAGACGGTGAAGACCCGCCCGCCTTCCTTTGGCATGGGGACATTCCAGGGCACCCCGTCCTCCTTCAGCTCCATGACAGCGCCGGGATCGACGGCGTCTCCCACCACGGCGCCGTACCCGGCCCTGGCCAGCCGCGGCACAGGTTTCA CAGCCACGGAGGCGGCGCAGACCCCGGCCCCGTTCCAGCCCCGCGCCGCCGACGCCGTGGGAATGTGGCCTCAGTGGCAAGGACAGCACCACGGCCCGGCCTCCGGGGAGCAGCAcgtgcagcagccccagcccagccagcctgAGGTCTTCCCA GACATGCTGACCATGCTGGGGGACCAAGGGCCCAACTACAACAACGAAGAATTCCCAGAGTTGAACatattcccttctttttccGAATAA
- the ARNT gene encoding aryl hydrocarbon receptor nuclear translocator isoform X7, whose product MAATAASAEMASDVSSLGAAVGSGNSGSGAQAGGAVAQRPSKRRPGLDFDDDGEGNSKFLRCDDDPMPNDKERFARSDDEQSSADKERLARENHSEIERRRRNKMTAYITELSDMVPTCSALARKPDKLTILRMAVSHMKSLRGTGNTSTDGTYKPSFLTDQELKHLILEAADGFLFIVSCETGRVVYVSDSVTPVLNQPQSEWFGSTLYEQVHPDDVGKLREQLSTSENALTEGTKPWCLSTKDAAAPPENASKGRILDLKTGTVKKEGQQSMRMCMGSRRSFICRMRCGNSSVDPVAVNRLSFMRNRCRNGLGAAKDGEPHYVVVHCTGYIKAWPPAGVSLPDDDPDAGQGSKFCLVAIGRLQVTSSPNCTDMNNVCQPTEFISRHNTEGIFTFIDHRCVATVGYQPQELLGKDIVDFCHPEDQQLLRDSFQQVVKLKGQVLSVMFRFRSKNREWLWMRTSSFTFQNPYSDEIEYIICTNTNVKNSSQESRPALANSMPRPQLGQSVSLPLDMGTAPLPSRQQQPPQAELEVGPGRESLAGYEHSQVPVQPVSAAGPEHSKPLEKAESLFSQERDPRFGEIFPTISTDQSKAIPASTVPANPPLFAQGNTFTAARPAENFRSSSMVPPVNIIQQQPLPAGRILSQISRHSTPAQVSGTTWAPGTRPVFTPQQVASQTVKTRPPSFGMGTFQGTPSSFSSMTAPGSTASPTTAPYPALASRGTGFTTEAAQTPAPFQPRAADAVGMWPQWQGQHHGPASGEQHVQQPQPSQPEVFPDMLTMLGDQGPNYNNEEFPELNIFPSFSE is encoded by the exons AAATGGCATCCGATGTTTCCTCGCTGGGTGCAGCCGTCGGCTCCGGGAACTCCGGATCGGGAGCCCAGGCTGGAGGAGCCGTCGCTCAGAGGCCCAGCAAGAGACGGCCTGG gcTCGATTTTGATGATGATGGAGAAGGGAACAGTAAATTCCTCAG ATGTGATGATGACCCGATGCCAAACGACAAAGAGAGATTTGCCAG gtcTGATGATGAGCAGAGTTCAGCGGATAAGGAGAGACTTGCCAG GGAGAACCACAGCGAGATCgagcggaggaggaggaacaagaTGACCGCCTACATCACGGAGCTGTCGGACATGGTGCCCACGTGCAGCGCCCTGGCCCGCAAGCCGGACAAGCTGACCATCCTGCGCATGGCCGTGTCCCACATGAAGTCCCTGCGTGGCACCGGCAACACCTCCACGGACGGCACCTACAAACCCTCCTTTCTCACCGACCAG GAACTCAAACACCTGATCCTGGAGGCAGCTGATGGCTTCCTGTTCATCGTGTCCTGCGAGACGGGGCGCGTGGTCTACGTGTCCGACTCGGTGACGCCGGTGCTGAACCAGCCGCAGTCCGAGTGGTTCGGCAGCACCTTGTACGAGCAGGTGCACCCCGACGACGTGGGCAAGCTGCGGGAGCAGCTCTCCACCTCCGAGAACGCCCTCACAG AGGGAACCAAGCCCTGGTGCCTTTCTACCAAGGATGCTGCAGCCCCCCCTGAGAATGCATCTAAAG gtcGTATCCTCGATTTGAAGACGGGGACTGTGAAGAAGGAAGGGCAGCAGTCCATGAGGATGTGCATGGGCTCCCGGAGATCTTTCATCTGCCGAATGAG GTGTGGCAACAGCTCCGTGGATCCGGTCGCTGTCAATCGTCTCAGCTTCATGAGGAATCGCTGCAG GAATGGTTTAGGTGCAGCCAAGGATGGAGAACCTCACTACGTCGTCGTGCACTGCACGGGCTACATCAAAGCCTGGCCCCCAGCAG GTGTTTCCCTGCCTGACGATGACCCCGACGCCGGCCAGGGCAGCAAGTTCTGCCTCGTGGCCATTGGCAGGCTCCAG GTGACCAGCTCTCCCAACTGCACAGACATGAACAATGTCTGCCAGCCCACAGAATTCATCTCCCGACACAACACCGAAGGAATTTTCACCTTCATCGACCACCGGTGCGTGGCCACCGTTGGTTACCAGCCCCAG GAACTTTTGGGGAAAGACATCGTGGATTTCTGCCATCCAGAAGACCAGCAGCTTTTACGGGACAGTTTTCAACAG gtgGTGAAGTTAAAAGGCCAGGTTCTGTCAGTCATGTTCCGCTTCCGATCCAAAAACCGGGAATGGCTGTGGATGAGAACCAGCTCGTTCACCTTCCAGAACCCCTACTCGGACGAGATCGAGTACATCATCTGCACCAACACCAACGTCAA GAACTCGAGCCAGGAGTCCCGGCCCGCCCTGGCAAACTCCATGCCAAGGCCTCAGCTGGGGCAGAGCGTCAGCCTTCCCCTGGACATGGGCACGGCCCCACTGCCCTCAAG gcagcagcagccaccccaggcagagctggaagtgGGCCCAGGAAGGGAGAGCTTGGCTGGCTACGAGCACTCACAG GTGCCCGTCCAGCCCGTGAGCGCTGCCGGCCCCGAGCACAGCAAACCCCTGGAGAAGGCCGAGAGCCTCTTCAGCCAGGAGCGGGACCCACGCTTCGGGGAGATCTTCCCCACCATCAGCACAG ATCAGAGCAAAGCCATCCCTGCCAGCACCGTGCCGGCCAACCCGCCCCTCTTCGCCCAGGGAAACACCTTCACTGCTGCACGGCCCGCTGAGAACTTCAG gagcagcagcatggTCCCTCCAGTGAACAtcatccagcagcagcccttgcCCGCCGGCCGGATCTTATCGCAGATCTCCCGCCACTCCACCCCAGCTCAGGTCAGCGGGACCACCtgggctccagggacacggcCGGTGTTCACACCCCAG CAAGTGGCATCTCAGACGGTGAAGACCCGCCCGCCTTCCTTTGGCATGGGGACATTCCAGGGCACCCCGTCCTCCTTCAGCTCCATGACAGCGCCGGGATCGACGGCGTCTCCCACCACGGCGCCGTACCCGGCCCTGGCCAGCCGCGGCACAGGTTTCA CCACGGAGGCGGCGCAGACCCCGGCCCCGTTCCAGCCCCGCGCCGCCGACGCCGTGGGAATGTGGCCTCAGTGGCAAGGACAGCACCACGGCCCGGCCTCCGGGGAGCAGCAcgtgcagcagccccagcccagccagcctgAGGTCTTCCCA GACATGCTGACCATGCTGGGGGACCAAGGGCCCAACTACAACAACGAAGAATTCCCAGAGTTGAACatattcccttctttttccGAATAA
- the ARNT gene encoding aryl hydrocarbon receptor nuclear translocator isoform X6 encodes MAATAASAEMASDVSSLGAAVGSGNSGSGAQAGGAVAQRPSKRRPGLDFDDDGEGNSKFLRCDDDPMPNDKERFARSDDEQSSADKERLARENHSEIERRRRNKMTAYITELSDMVPTCSALARKPDKLTILRMAVSHMKSLRGTGNTSTDGTYKPSFLTDQELKHLILEAADGFLFIVSCETGRVVYVSDSVTPVLNQPQSEWFGSTLYEQVHPDDVGKLREQLSTSENALTEGTKPWCLSTKDAAAPPENASKGRILDLKTGTVKKEGQQSMRMCMGSRRSFICRMRCGNSSVDPVAVNRLSFMRNRCRNGLGAAKDGEPHYVVVHCTGYIKAWPPAGVSLPDDDPDAGQGSKFCLVAIGRLQVTSSPNCTDMNNVCQPTEFISRHNTEGIFTFIDHRCVATVGYQPQELLGKDIVDFCHPEDQQLLRDSFQQVVKLKGQVLSVMFRFRSKNREWLWMRTSSFTFQNPYSDEIEYIICTNTNVKNSSQESRPALANSMPRPQLGQSVSLPLDMGTAPLPSRQQQPPQAELEVGPGRESLAGYEHSQVPVQPVSAAGPEHSKPLEKAESLFSQERDPRFGEIFPTISTDQSKAIPASTVPANPPLFAQGNTFTAARPAENFRSSSMVPPVNIIQQQPLPAGRILSQISRHSTPAQVSGTTWAPGTRPVFTPQQVASQTVKTRPPSFGMGTFQGTPSSFSSMTAPGSTASPTTAPYPALASRGTGFTATEAAQTPAPFQPRAADAVGMWPQWQGQHHGPASGEQHVQQPQPSQPEVFPDMLTMLGDQGPNYNNEEFPELNIFPSFSE; translated from the exons AAATGGCATCCGATGTTTCCTCGCTGGGTGCAGCCGTCGGCTCCGGGAACTCCGGATCGGGAGCCCAGGCTGGAGGAGCCGTCGCTCAGAGGCCCAGCAAGAGACGGCCTGG gcTCGATTTTGATGATGATGGAGAAGGGAACAGTAAATTCCTCAG ATGTGATGATGACCCGATGCCAAACGACAAAGAGAGATTTGCCAG gtcTGATGATGAGCAGAGTTCAGCGGATAAGGAGAGACTTGCCAG GGAGAACCACAGCGAGATCgagcggaggaggaggaacaagaTGACCGCCTACATCACGGAGCTGTCGGACATGGTGCCCACGTGCAGCGCCCTGGCCCGCAAGCCGGACAAGCTGACCATCCTGCGCATGGCCGTGTCCCACATGAAGTCCCTGCGTGGCACCGGCAACACCTCCACGGACGGCACCTACAAACCCTCCTTTCTCACCGACCAG GAACTCAAACACCTGATCCTGGAGGCAGCTGATGGCTTCCTGTTCATCGTGTCCTGCGAGACGGGGCGCGTGGTCTACGTGTCCGACTCGGTGACGCCGGTGCTGAACCAGCCGCAGTCCGAGTGGTTCGGCAGCACCTTGTACGAGCAGGTGCACCCCGACGACGTGGGCAAGCTGCGGGAGCAGCTCTCCACCTCCGAGAACGCCCTCACAG AGGGAACCAAGCCCTGGTGCCTTTCTACCAAGGATGCTGCAGCCCCCCCTGAGAATGCATCTAAAG gtcGTATCCTCGATTTGAAGACGGGGACTGTGAAGAAGGAAGGGCAGCAGTCCATGAGGATGTGCATGGGCTCCCGGAGATCTTTCATCTGCCGAATGAG GTGTGGCAACAGCTCCGTGGATCCGGTCGCTGTCAATCGTCTCAGCTTCATGAGGAATCGCTGCAG GAATGGTTTAGGTGCAGCCAAGGATGGAGAACCTCACTACGTCGTCGTGCACTGCACGGGCTACATCAAAGCCTGGCCCCCAGCAG GTGTTTCCCTGCCTGACGATGACCCCGACGCCGGCCAGGGCAGCAAGTTCTGCCTCGTGGCCATTGGCAGGCTCCAG GTGACCAGCTCTCCCAACTGCACAGACATGAACAATGTCTGCCAGCCCACAGAATTCATCTCCCGACACAACACCGAAGGAATTTTCACCTTCATCGACCACCGGTGCGTGGCCACCGTTGGTTACCAGCCCCAG GAACTTTTGGGGAAAGACATCGTGGATTTCTGCCATCCAGAAGACCAGCAGCTTTTACGGGACAGTTTTCAACAG gtgGTGAAGTTAAAAGGCCAGGTTCTGTCAGTCATGTTCCGCTTCCGATCCAAAAACCGGGAATGGCTGTGGATGAGAACCAGCTCGTTCACCTTCCAGAACCCCTACTCGGACGAGATCGAGTACATCATCTGCACCAACACCAACGTCAA GAACTCGAGCCAGGAGTCCCGGCCCGCCCTGGCAAACTCCATGCCAAGGCCTCAGCTGGGGCAGAGCGTCAGCCTTCCCCTGGACATGGGCACGGCCCCACTGCCCTCAAG gcagcagcagccaccccaggcagagctggaagtgGGCCCAGGAAGGGAGAGCTTGGCTGGCTACGAGCACTCACAG GTGCCCGTCCAGCCCGTGAGCGCTGCCGGCCCCGAGCACAGCAAACCCCTGGAGAAGGCCGAGAGCCTCTTCAGCCAGGAGCGGGACCCACGCTTCGGGGAGATCTTCCCCACCATCAGCACAG ATCAGAGCAAAGCCATCCCTGCCAGCACCGTGCCGGCCAACCCGCCCCTCTTCGCCCAGGGAAACACCTTCACTGCTGCACGGCCCGCTGAGAACTTCAG gagcagcagcatggTCCCTCCAGTGAACAtcatccagcagcagcccttgcCCGCCGGCCGGATCTTATCGCAGATCTCCCGCCACTCCACCCCAGCTCAGGTCAGCGGGACCACCtgggctccagggacacggcCGGTGTTCACACCCCAG CAAGTGGCATCTCAGACGGTGAAGACCCGCCCGCCTTCCTTTGGCATGGGGACATTCCAGGGCACCCCGTCCTCCTTCAGCTCCATGACAGCGCCGGGATCGACGGCGTCTCCCACCACGGCGCCGTACCCGGCCCTGGCCAGCCGCGGCACAGGTTTCA CAGCCACGGAGGCGGCGCAGACCCCGGCCCCGTTCCAGCCCCGCGCCGCCGACGCCGTGGGAATGTGGCCTCAGTGGCAAGGACAGCACCACGGCCCGGCCTCCGGGGAGCAGCAcgtgcagcagccccagcccagccagcctgAGGTCTTCCCA GACATGCTGACCATGCTGGGGGACCAAGGGCCCAACTACAACAACGAAGAATTCCCAGAGTTGAACatattcccttctttttccGAATAA
- the ARNT gene encoding aryl hydrocarbon receptor nuclear translocator isoform X5: MAATAASAEMASDVSSLGAAVGSGNSGSGAQAGGAVAQRPSKRRPGLDFDDDGEGNSKFLRCDDDPMPNDKERFARSDDEQSSADKERLARENHSEIERRRRNKMTAYITELSDMVPTCSALARKPDKLTILRMAVSHMKSLRGTGNTSTDGTYKPSFLTDQELKHLILEAADGFLFIVSCETGRVVYVSDSVTPVLNQPQSEWFGSTLYEQVHPDDVGKLREQLSTSENALTEGTKPWCLSTKDAAAPPENASKGTTGDTRVLPVPSRILDLKTGTVKKEGQQSMRMCMGSRRSFICRMRCGNSSVDPVAVNRLSFMRNRCRNGLGAAKDGEPHYVVVHCTGYIKAWPPAGVSLPDDDPDAGQGSKFCLVAIGRLQVTSSPNCTDMNNVCQPTEFISRHNTEGIFTFIDHRCVATVGYQPQELLGKDIVDFCHPEDQQLLRDSFQQVVKLKGQVLSVMFRFRSKNREWLWMRTSSFTFQNPYSDEIEYIICTNTNVKNSSQESRPALANSMPRPQLGQSVSLPLDMGTAPLPSRQQQPPQAELEVGPGRESLAGYEHSQVPVQPVSAAGPEHSKPLEKAESLFSQERDPRFGEIFPTISTDQSKAIPASTVPANPPLFAQGNTFTAARPAENFRSSSMVPPVNIIQQQPLPAGRILSQISRHSTPAQVSGTTWAPGTRPVFTPQQVASQTVKTRPPSFGMGTFQGTPSSFSSMTAPGSTASPTTAPYPALASRGTGFTATEAAQTPAPFQPRAADAVGMWPQWQGQHHGPASGEQHVQQPQPSQPEVFPDMLTMLGDQGPNYNNEEFPELNIFPSFSE; encoded by the exons AAATGGCATCCGATGTTTCCTCGCTGGGTGCAGCCGTCGGCTCCGGGAACTCCGGATCGGGAGCCCAGGCTGGAGGAGCCGTCGCTCAGAGGCCCAGCAAGAGACGGCCTGG gcTCGATTTTGATGATGATGGAGAAGGGAACAGTAAATTCCTCAG ATGTGATGATGACCCGATGCCAAACGACAAAGAGAGATTTGCCAG gtcTGATGATGAGCAGAGTTCAGCGGATAAGGAGAGACTTGCCAG GGAGAACCACAGCGAGATCgagcggaggaggaggaacaagaTGACCGCCTACATCACGGAGCTGTCGGACATGGTGCCCACGTGCAGCGCCCTGGCCCGCAAGCCGGACAAGCTGACCATCCTGCGCATGGCCGTGTCCCACATGAAGTCCCTGCGTGGCACCGGCAACACCTCCACGGACGGCACCTACAAACCCTCCTTTCTCACCGACCAG GAACTCAAACACCTGATCCTGGAGGCAGCTGATGGCTTCCTGTTCATCGTGTCCTGCGAGACGGGGCGCGTGGTCTACGTGTCCGACTCGGTGACGCCGGTGCTGAACCAGCCGCAGTCCGAGTGGTTCGGCAGCACCTTGTACGAGCAGGTGCACCCCGACGACGTGGGCAAGCTGCGGGAGCAGCTCTCCACCTCCGAGAACGCCCTCACAG AGGGAACCAAGCCCTGGTGCCTTTCTACCAAGGATGCTGCAGCCCCCCCTGAGAATGCATCTAAAGGTACCACCGGTGACACTCGTGTCCTGCCAGTTCCCA gtcGTATCCTCGATTTGAAGACGGGGACTGTGAAGAAGGAAGGGCAGCAGTCCATGAGGATGTGCATGGGCTCCCGGAGATCTTTCATCTGCCGAATGAG GTGTGGCAACAGCTCCGTGGATCCGGTCGCTGTCAATCGTCTCAGCTTCATGAGGAATCGCTGCAG GAATGGTTTAGGTGCAGCCAAGGATGGAGAACCTCACTACGTCGTCGTGCACTGCACGGGCTACATCAAAGCCTGGCCCCCAGCAG GTGTTTCCCTGCCTGACGATGACCCCGACGCCGGCCAGGGCAGCAAGTTCTGCCTCGTGGCCATTGGCAGGCTCCAG GTGACCAGCTCTCCCAACTGCACAGACATGAACAATGTCTGCCAGCCCACAGAATTCATCTCCCGACACAACACCGAAGGAATTTTCACCTTCATCGACCACCGGTGCGTGGCCACCGTTGGTTACCAGCCCCAG GAACTTTTGGGGAAAGACATCGTGGATTTCTGCCATCCAGAAGACCAGCAGCTTTTACGGGACAGTTTTCAACAG gtgGTGAAGTTAAAAGGCCAGGTTCTGTCAGTCATGTTCCGCTTCCGATCCAAAAACCGGGAATGGCTGTGGATGAGAACCAGCTCGTTCACCTTCCAGAACCCCTACTCGGACGAGATCGAGTACATCATCTGCACCAACACCAACGTCAA GAACTCGAGCCAGGAGTCCCGGCCCGCCCTGGCAAACTCCATGCCAAGGCCTCAGCTGGGGCAGAGCGTCAGCCTTCCCCTGGACATGGGCACGGCCCCACTGCCCTCAAG gcagcagcagccaccccaggcagagctggaagtgGGCCCAGGAAGGGAGAGCTTGGCTGGCTACGAGCACTCACAG GTGCCCGTCCAGCCCGTGAGCGCTGCCGGCCCCGAGCACAGCAAACCCCTGGAGAAGGCCGAGAGCCTCTTCAGCCAGGAGCGGGACCCACGCTTCGGGGAGATCTTCCCCACCATCAGCACAG ATCAGAGCAAAGCCATCCCTGCCAGCACCGTGCCGGCCAACCCGCCCCTCTTCGCCCAGGGAAACACCTTCACTGCTGCACGGCCCGCTGAGAACTTCAG gagcagcagcatggTCCCTCCAGTGAACAtcatccagcagcagcccttgcCCGCCGGCCGGATCTTATCGCAGATCTCCCGCCACTCCACCCCAGCTCAGGTCAGCGGGACCACCtgggctccagggacacggcCGGTGTTCACACCCCAG CAAGTGGCATCTCAGACGGTGAAGACCCGCCCGCCTTCCTTTGGCATGGGGACATTCCAGGGCACCCCGTCCTCCTTCAGCTCCATGACAGCGCCGGGATCGACGGCGTCTCCCACCACGGCGCCGTACCCGGCCCTGGCCAGCCGCGGCACAGGTTTCA CAGCCACGGAGGCGGCGCAGACCCCGGCCCCGTTCCAGCCCCGCGCCGCCGACGCCGTGGGAATGTGGCCTCAGTGGCAAGGACAGCACCACGGCCCGGCCTCCGGGGAGCAGCAcgtgcagcagccccagcccagccagcctgAGGTCTTCCCA GACATGCTGACCATGCTGGGGGACCAAGGGCCCAACTACAACAACGAAGAATTCCCAGAGTTGAACatattcccttctttttccGAATAA